A window of Tursiops truncatus isolate mTurTru1 chromosome 8, mTurTru1.mat.Y, whole genome shotgun sequence contains these coding sequences:
- the KCNE3 gene encoding potassium voltage-gated channel subfamily E member 3 — protein sequence METTNGTETWYESLHTVLKALNATLHSNLFCRPGSDNLTEERRASLPGRDDNSYMYILFVMFLFAATVGSLILGYTRSRKVDKRSDPYHVYIKNRVSML from the coding sequence ATGGAGACCACCAATGGGACTGAGACCTGGTATGAGAGCCTGCACACTGTGTTGAAGGCTCTAAATGCTACTCTTCACAGCAACTTGTTCTGCCGGCCAGGGTCAGACAACCTGACTGAGGAGAGGCGGGCCAGCCTACCTGGCCGTGATGACAACTCCTACATGTACATTCTCTTCGTCATGTTCCTATTTGCTGCCACTGTGGGCAGCCTCATCCTGGGATACACCCGCTCCCGCAAAGTGGATAAGCGCAGTGACCCCTATCATGTATACATCAAGAACCGTGTGTCTATGCTCTAA